The Quercus robur chromosome 7, dhQueRobu3.1, whole genome shotgun sequence genome has a segment encoding these proteins:
- the LOC126692886 gene encoding uncharacterized protein LOC126692886, translating into MGEETSDTMNLDLNLGPVPEPPSDSVSNEFVNLDHLIDHPSHSLREAIRFRARQRWRRWRQIPIPPEAQNISMELNELMVNSGDTSTLQTGEGSVPAEERMNEVPKTCENNNGGLEDETSVKNDDVEKGSGNDGSFFDCNICLDLSRDPVVTCCGHLFCWPCLYRWLHLHSDAGECPVCKGEVQHKTVTPIYGRGNPVREPEEDSGLKIPGRPQGHRVESLRQSIQRTPYTFPVEEMIRRLGTRFDLTRDFIPPQEPDSTRETVERTNSLLNRILNSRARREQNQVASPDDVVDLTSDVSSPETGENRRLQALYLRRTQAHRTTLSSLSSALSSAERFVESYFRNHPGGRSQEPPQPVDDRDSFSSIAAVINSESQVDTAMEIDSMVSLSTSSSRRRNDASRSSDVDSGDSRAPRRRRLN; encoded by the coding sequence ATGGGTGAGGAGACATCTGATACTATGAACCTTGACTTGAACCTGGGTCCTGTTCCCGAGCCACCATCAGACTCGGTATCAAATGAATTTGTAAATTTGGATCATTTGATTGATCATCCTTCCCATAGTCTTAGGGAAGCTATTAGGTTTAGAGCTCGACAGCGATGGAGGAGATGGCGACAGATTCCAATTCCACCTGAAGCTCAGAACATATCAATGGAATTGAACGAATTGATGGTCAATTCTGGTGATACGAGTACATTGCAGACAGGTGAGGGTAGTGTTCCAGCTGAGGAAAGAATGAATGAGGTTCCcaaaacatgtgaaaataaCAATGGAGGTTTGGAGGACGAGACTTCAGTGAAAAATGATGATGTTGAAAAGGGTAGTGGCAATGATGGGAGCTTTTTCGATTGCAATATATGTTTGGACTTGTCTAGGGACCCTGTTGTGACTTGTTGTGGCCACTTGTTTTGTTGGCCTTGTCTCTACCGATGGTTGCATCTCCATTCAGATGCAGGGGAATGTCCAGTGTGTAAGGGAGAGGTGCAACACAAAACTGTGACCCCAATTTATGGTCGTGGGAACCCTGTTCGTGAGCCCGAGGAGGACTCAGGTCTGAAGATCCCTGGTAGGCCCCAGGGACACAGGGTTGAGAGTTTGAGGCAATCAATTCAGAGAACTCCGTATACTTTCCCTGTGGAGGAGATGATCCGTCGCCTTGGAACTAGGTTTGATTTGACTAGGGACTTTATACCGCCACAGGAGCCTGACAGTACACGCGAAACAGTAGAGAGAACTAATTCCTTGTTGAATCGGATTCTGAATTCTCGTGCACGGAGAGAGCAAAATCAAGTGGCTTCCCCTGATGATGTTGTGGATTTAACAAGCGACGTGAGTAGCCCTGAGACAGGAGAAAATCGCCGGCTGCAGGCCCTTTATCTTCGAAGGACACAAGCTCATAGAACAACACTTTCTTCTCTTTCATCTGCATTGAGTTCTGCTGAAAGGTTTGTTGAGTCATATTTTCGCAACCATCCTGGAGGTAGAAGTCAAGAGCCACCTCAACCAGTTGATGATAGAGATTCATTCTCAAGTATTGCTGCTGTTATAAATTCGGAAAGTCAGGTGGACACTGCTATGGAAATAGATTCTATGGTGTCCCTTTCAACATCATCTTCCCGAAGAAGGAATGATGCTTCAAGGAGTTCAGATGTAGACAGTGGAGATTCTCGTGCACCTAGAAGAAGAAGGCTGAATTAA